The Chryseobacterium geocarposphaerae genome has a window encoding:
- a CDS encoding thiamine phosphate synthase yields MEKLQYISQGFTIENQELNIRKALDNGIQWIQVRWKNAPEQEFIRLCEISKKLCSDYHSVCIINDHVQIAKDIDADGIHLGLKDTSIEVARNILGENKIIGGTANTISDVLQRMNEPCDYIGLGPLRFTSTKEQLSPILGFERYQNIVESLKERSLEIPKIFAIGGVVLEDTEVLQNIGIYGVSVSGQITNQPSVIREFKAVLQS; encoded by the coding sequence ATGGAAAAATTACAATATATCTCTCAGGGATTTACCATAGAAAATCAGGAGCTGAATATCCGAAAAGCTCTTGACAATGGAATACAATGGATTCAGGTTCGCTGGAAGAATGCTCCGGAGCAGGAATTCATAAGACTTTGTGAGATTTCGAAAAAATTATGTTCAGATTATCATTCGGTTTGCATAATAAATGATCATGTTCAGATTGCAAAAGATATTGATGCCGATGGTATTCATTTAGGACTAAAAGATACCTCAATTGAAGTTGCTCGGAATATTTTAGGAGAAAATAAAATCATTGGAGGAACGGCAAATACGATTTCAGATGTTCTCCAAAGAATGAATGAACCTTGTGATTACATCGGCTTAGGTCCTTTAAGATTTACCTCAACTAAAGAGCAACTGAGCCCTATTTTAGGTTTTGAGAGGTATCAGAATATCGTGGAGAGCTTAAAAGAAAGATCTTTAGAAATTCCTAAAATATTTGCCATCGGAGGAGTGGTTTTGGAAGATACAGAAGTGTTACAGAATATTGGAATTTACGGAGTTTCGGTTTCAGGACAAATTACAAATCAACCCTCGGTAATCAGGGAATTTAAAGCAGTCCTTCAGTCATGA
- a CDS encoding hydroxymethylpyrimidine/phosphomethylpyrimidine kinase, producing the protein MQTERPFVMSIAGFDPSGGAGLLADIKTMEQLKVQGFGICTAMTLQTESQFFNLQWRPIKEIVLEIDVLMKNYPIEAVKIGVVKDAGDLNEIITRIKLNNSETKIVWDPVLKSTSEFSFFDLNTVSQVRNPLKQIDLITPNYNEYKVLKENHLFENLEKQCSLLIKGGHRKDKLGTDILIQNGKEISIEPHDTSSDYYPKHGSGCVLSSAIVSHLAKGENLETACRKGKQYIEQFLTSNSSLLGFHS; encoded by the coding sequence ATGCAGACAGAACGTCCTTTCGTAATGAGTATTGCAGGTTTCGATCCAAGTGGCGGAGCTGGCTTGTTAGCAGATATAAAAACGATGGAGCAATTAAAAGTTCAGGGATTTGGAATTTGCACGGCAATGACCCTACAGACGGAATCACAGTTTTTTAATCTTCAATGGAGGCCGATAAAAGAAATTGTATTGGAAATTGATGTTTTAATGAAAAACTACCCTATTGAAGCCGTGAAAATCGGGGTGGTAAAAGATGCGGGGGATTTAAATGAAATTATTACTAGGATTAAATTAAATAATTCCGAAACCAAAATTGTTTGGGATCCTGTGTTAAAAAGCACTTCTGAGTTTTCTTTTTTTGATCTCAATACAGTTTCACAGGTAAGAAATCCTTTGAAACAGATTGATTTAATTACTCCAAATTATAATGAATACAAGGTTTTAAAAGAAAACCATCTTTTTGAAAATCTTGAAAAACAGTGTTCGCTTTTAATTAAAGGAGGTCACAGAAAAGACAAGTTAGGGACAGATATTTTAATTCAAAACGGGAAAGAAATATCTATTGAACCCCATGATACGTCTTCTGATTATTATCCAAAACATGGCTCGGGTTGCGTGCTTTCTTCTGCAATTGTAAGTCATTTAGCAAAAGGTGAAAATTTAGAAACAGCCTGTAGAAAAGGAAAACAATACATTGAACAATTTTTAACAAGCAATTCTTCTTTATTGGGATTTCACTCTTAA